One Ahaetulla prasina isolate Xishuangbanna chromosome 1, ASM2864084v1, whole genome shotgun sequence DNA window includes the following coding sequences:
- the LOC131188370 gene encoding sodium/iodide cotransporter-like translates to MDAAAAAAGELAAFQKEPRAFSLWDYGVFGLMLLVSTGIGLFYGLCRGGQKTPEDFFTGSRAMSALPVGLSLSASFMSAIQVLGVPAEAYRYGMKFLWMCLGQLLNSLLTACLFLPVFYRLGLTSTYEYLELRFSKKVRLCGTVQYIIATVLYTGIVIYAPALILNQVTGLDIWASLLSTGTICTFYTTIGGMKAVIWTDVFQVFVMLSGFVAILVQGTLLVGGPGRVLSIAYNHSRINFGDFSLDPRSRYTFWTFLFGGTLVWLSMYGVNQAQVQRYVACKTEKEAKLALLVNQVGLFVIVSCAVGCGIVMFALYKDCDPLLAGYISAPDQYMPYLVLDIFETCPGVPGLFLACAYSGTLSTASTSINAMAAVTVEDLIKPNMPTLSPRKLALVSKGLSLIYGTACITVAALSSLLGGGVLQGSFTVMGVISGPLLGAFILGMFFPTCNTLGVFSGLSIGFLLSFWVALGGTLYPPSAGTMGVLPSYADLCPLYNVSRGANSTQLYGPLPPGAPLEQPERPAIADDFYAISYLYYGALGTLSTVAAGLLASCLKGSAGKDSKRPAVLWWDVMKRPLEMTPKDAADPQKAALDSASLALGFEGEEKSLLATGEVALATGSAESICTCHALNHGCFHLLRETCV, encoded by the exons AtggacgccgccgccgccgccgcaggtGAACTGGCCGCCTTCCAGAAGGAGCCGCGAGCCTTCAGCCTCTGGGACTACGGCGTCTTTGGCCTGATGCTGCTGGTCTCCACGGGCATCGGGCTCTTCTACGGCCTGTGCAGGGGCGGCCAGAAAACCCCCGAGGACTTCTTCACGGGCAGCCGGGCCATGTCGGCCCTGCCGGTGGGCCTGTCGCTCTCGGCCAGCTTCATGTCGGCCATCCAGGTGCTGGGCGTCCCGGCCGAGGCCTACCGCTACGGCATGAAGTTCCTCTGGATGTGCCTGGGCCAGCTGCTCAACTCGCTGCTCACCGCCTGCCTCTTCCTGCCCGTCTTCTACCGCCTGGGGCTCACCAGCACCTACGAG TACCTGGAGCTGCGGTTCTCTAAGAAAGTCCGGCTGTGTGGCACAGTCCAGTACATCATTGCCACG GTGCTGTACACGGGAATCGTCATCTACGCCCCTGCCTTGATCCTCAACCAAG tGACGGGTCTGGATATTTGGGCTTCACTTCTTTCCACTGGCACCATTTGCACTTTTTACACCACCATC GGGGGCATGAAAGCGGTCATCTGGACGGACGTCTTCCAGGTCTTTGTCATGCTGTCCGGCTTTGTGGCCATCTTGGTCCAGGGGACGCTGCTGGTTGGGGGGCCGGGCCGGGTCCTCTCCATCGCCTACAACCACTCCCGGATCAACTTCGGAGA CTTCAGCCTGGACCCCCGTAGCCGCTACACATTCTGGACCTTCCTCTTCGGAGGGACACTGGTCTGGCTCTCCATGTACGGAGTCAACCAAGCCCAAGTCCAGCGTTACGTGGCCTGCAAGACGGAGAAAGAGGCCAAACT ggcccTCCTGGTCAACCAAGTGGGGCTCTTCGTCATTGTCTCCTGCGCAGTGGGATGTGGCATTGTGATGTTTGCACTCTACAAGGACTGCGACCCACTCTTGGCCGGATACATTTCAGCGCCTGATCAG TACATGCCCTACCTGGTTCTGGACATCTTCGAGACCTGCCCGGGGGTGCCCGGCCTCTTCCTGGCCTGCGCTTACAGTGGGACTTTGAG CACCGCCTCCACCAGCATCAACGCCATGGCAGCCGTCACCGTGGAGGACCTGATCAAGCCCAACATGCCCACCCTGTCGCCACGGAAACTCGCCCTGGTCTCCAAGGGGCTCT CGTTAATTTACGGCACTGCCTGCATCACAGTGGCGGCTCTTTCGTCCTTGCTTGGAGGCGGTGTGTTGCAG GGCTCCTTCACAGTCATGGGGGTCATCAGTGGTCCCCTCCTGGGCGCCTTCATCCTGGGCATGTTCTTTCCAACCTGCAACACCTTg GGTGTTTTCTCTGGCCTCAGCATCggcttcctcctctccttttggGTCGCTTTGGGGGGCACCCTCTACCCACCCAGTGCTGGCACCATGGGCGTCCTGCCCTCCTACGCAGACCTCTGCCCCCTCTACAATGTCTCCCGGGGGGCCAACAGCACCCAGCTCTACGGGCCACTGCCCCCCGGGGCCCCCTTGGAGCAGCCAGAGAG GCCGGCCATCGCAGACGACTTCTATGCCATCTCCTACCTCTACTATGGTGCCCTGGGGACCCTCAGCACAGTGGCTGCCGGGCTCTTGGCCAGCTGCCTGAAAG GGTCTGCCGGCAAGGACAGCAAGCGGCCAGCGGTGCTGTGGTGGGATGTCATGAAGAGGCCATTGGAGATG ACTCCCAAGGACGCTGCTGATCCCCAGAAGGCGGCACTGGATTCGGCCTCCCTGGCTCTTGGCTTTGAGGGGGAGGAGAAAAGCCTGCTGGCCACAGGGGAGGTGGCCCTGGCCACGGGCTCTGCGGAGTCCATCTGTACCTGCCACGCTCTCAACCACGGCTGCTTCCACCTCCTCCGAGAGACCTGCGTCTAG